Genomic DNA from Nicotiana tabacum cultivar K326 chromosome 21, ASM71507v2, whole genome shotgun sequence:
TTGTTTAGAGTACTTGTTAGCCACACCTCCAGTAGTTTTTTCACTGCTGGTGGCGCTTCCTCAACTGTGGACGTGGAGGCTCCCCTTTCTCGTGAAGCGGTTATACTTCAATGAGGGAGAGGTGAGTTACTCCGCCTAGGTGTAGCGCTCGACACATTCTCCTCGTCTTCTCTACCAACCTCGTTGATGTGGTTCAGGAGGTTGGCAGTAACATCCGTTACTGCTTTCAGTCTTTCATCTCCTTTTCCTGCCATTGTTAGTTCGTACAAATGAGAAAGAGATGGCTGTTGTTTTTTTttatctagaagaaactaaaattttaactagaaaCTCCCCACAGATGACGCCaaattgttttactaaaaaagTGCTAAACCTTTTCTTAAAACGAATTAATGTGAAAATAGAGGGTGGATCCTAGTTAAAAATAATAACCGCTAGATCTAACGTTTAGGAGTATTAATGATGTAGGGTAGAATCTGAAAATGTAGTATACCAACTACAAATGCTCAATGATTGTTAATGAATATAGTAATAAAAACATGCAATAAATGTGGATAATGGCAATAAACGTAATAAGGAGGAATTTATCACCCAAATGTTAAAGGACTTGGATGATTCTCCTTCATGATAACAAGGTGGAGTTATAGGAAATGAATATGGATAAGGAATCTCTGGATCTTGTGAACAAAAAACTTATATCGAACAATATAGTCAGTAGACAAGACAAGCTTTTGTATATTCTTTGTAGTCAACCCTTTACAATGTGTTCTTATCAGAAAGGTGAAGATCCTTTTTTTGTTCTTTATCCCTTCCTATTTATATGAGATATTCCTAagaaaccctaaaaagtacaGAATATCTAATataatattcttttttttctattctaGACTTATTTACCATTGCTTCCCTACACTCCTTGCTTGACCTCGGCGCTAATCCCTCTTAAGACGACTCCTCACCTTTGTGCCGTAGTCGGCTTAATTCTCGACCACGTCCATTTGCAGTTATTAAATCCAGTccaaattttgaccaatacaattTTCTAACGAATTATTATGCCCAATAATGTGCTTAATTATTTCATGCTGATATGATATGAAATTAAATTACTCCTATATGCTTATTTAATACTTAGATGAAATAAGATTATCCATTCTGACTGAAAATAGTAGCTATGAGAGTCGATATATACGATGAATCGCTGTATATGATaactgaatttttgaaaaaataaataagtaggtgtttggacataaaaattgtaattttttttaaaaaaaatagtatttagaattaagttaaaaaataggatttgaaatttaaaattatgtttgtatatacatttcacttgaaaaaatattacagTCTTGTGaatggaaaattttaaaaaactacTTTCGAAAAAATTTCTATGAACTTACAAAATTTCAATGACaaacacatttttgaaaaaaatatttcaattttatttttattgttatggACAAACAGATCCTAAATATTTTTTGATAAAGGTAAAGGCGGAAAAACAAAGGGCTTTTTTAATTTCATAGCAGCCCAAACCCCAAAGGACACGAACTACTCTGGCTCTATGTGAGACGGAAAAAAGAAAGTCATGAAACTAAAActaaaagaataagaaaataggTTCTCGTGTTATTGGTCAGTGGTATTTCCGTGATATTACAGAAATAATGAGGCATATTCAAATATTCCCCGATATATATTAACGTCAGGAGTGACGTGTCAGGCTCATCAATTCCGAAATCAAAACGAGTCTTCCAAACCCTACACTCTACGCCCTTCCTTTTGAAAAGAGAAACACACCGTCCTTCAATCTCTACCGTCCAATATTCAGCCACGTCATCAATCCGCGTCTCTAAATATACGGCTGCAAGTCGGTCTCCAAACAAACACATATTAACCCTGTACTCGGGTTAGTTAACTCAACCCTGATTACTCTTGTTCCCCAAACCCTGACTCGGCCTCGAGTTTTCTCGACTCGCCTCCCCTAATATATCAAGCGATAGAGTGAAGAGTTTTTAGAGAGAGAaactagagagagaaagaaaaagaagaaaaattaggTTTTCTATATGTATTCTCATTTGCCGTAGAAGATACCGGAAAAGGTTGTGGAATTTAACTTCTAGTCCTGAATTTTATCTATATTCCAATTTAGTCCCATAGTTTTTAGAAAATTCGTAATCATATGAGTTCTGGCTCTGATTAATGGACGAGATTTGGGAGAGAGCGGTGGAGACGGCGTTAGACGGCGAGAGAAACTTCGGTTCTGTGCGAACCCTAACGTTAGACGGAGCCGTTAAGTGTATTCATGGTAAGTTACCTCCTCCGTCGATTTTTGAGAAGTTTCAGAATCTCGAGCACCTGTCGATTGCAAACATCGGTGTTTCGTCGCTAGAACAGTTTCCTCGGCTACAGAATCTGCAGAAGTTAATTTTATCGGACAATAGAATCGCCGGAGGCCTCGAGTTCCTCGTAGATGCTGGTTTAAATTCACTCCGGGACCTCGATTTGTCGAATAATCGGATTCAGGATATCGGCGATCTCCGCCCGTTGGCTGAACTCCGCCTTGTGTCGCTTGATCTTTATGAGTGTCCGGTTACGCGAGTTAAGGACTATCGATCTAGGGTATTTGGATTGATTAGGTCGTTGAAGTATTTGGATAAGATGGATGCGGAGGGGAACGAGAGGCCGGAGTcggatgatgaggaggaagatgaAGAGGAGGATGAAGAGGATGATCCGGGGAGTGGGGAAGTTGATGGAGAAGATCGGCCTTACAGGATGAATAATGGACACAGGGTTGGGAGTGAAGGAGTTGTAGATGTGGATGAGGATGAGAGTGATGCTGATGAGGAAGAAATGGAGATAACTCGAGGGATTAATGGGTCGAAACATGATGGTTCGAGTTCGACTCACCACTCAAATGGTTTTCGAGTAGAGGCGGTTGGGGATGGAGACGAGGAGGaggatgatgaggatgatgacgATGAGGATTTTGTGGAGGAGAtagatgaagagggtgatgaggaGGATGTAGTGGAGGTTCATGAAATAGAAGACAGTGATGAAGAGGAGGATGGTGTGGAAGATGACgaggacgatgatgatgatgacgatgatgaagaGGATGAGGAGGAAGTTGATAATGATGATGGCGATTTTGCGGAGCCGGAGAGCACGGGGAGGTTAAATAGCACTGAAGGGGAGATTGATGGGCATGAGCAGGGGGAAGATGATGCAGATGAGGATGATGATGGGGAGACAGGGGAGGAGGAGCAAGGTGTTGAGGAAGATGGCGATTTCGATGATGAAGAGGAGGCTGAAGATGAGGTGAAAATCTCTCCTGTTTTATGTAGTTATGTTTTCATTTTAATGTGATATATGTCATAGCTGGTTGTTTGATTAGAAGGCTTTCTTGCTAGTCTATATTAAGTGTAATTTATTCTGTTTTATTTGATACTGTGTGGATTGTTTATTTTGTGTGTTACTTTTGTTAATTTCTCTTGCTATTTGTTTTCTAAGATATGCATGTCCTGCAATGTTTGACA
This window encodes:
- the LOC107795594 gene encoding acidic leucine-rich nuclear phosphoprotein 32-related protein, yielding MDEIWERAVETALDGERNFGSVRTLTLDGAVKCIHGKLPPPSIFEKFQNLEHLSIANIGVSSLEQFPRLQNLQKLILSDNRIAGGLEFLVDAGLNSLRDLDLSNNRIQDIGDLRPLAELRLVSLDLYECPVTRVKDYRSRVFGLIRSLKYLDKMDAEGNERPESDDEEEDEEEDEEDDPGSGEVDGEDRPYRMNNGHRVGSEGVVDVDEDESDADEEEMEITRGINGSKHDGSSSTHHSNGFRVEAVGDGDEEEDDEDDDDEDFVEEIDEEGDEEDVVEVHEIEDSDEEEDGVEDDEDDDDDDDDEEDEEEVDNDDGDFAEPESTGRLNSTEGEIDGHEQGEDDADEDDDGETGEEEQGVEEDGDFDDEEEAEDEEEDNGNGYLVQPVGPIEVDDAEGSDMEPVNGDEDPELEEEVEDEEDDYGEVQEVPPSSSQKRKRDDDDDDDGGEEDDDEEYAKSSKHR